One Manduca sexta isolate Smith_Timp_Sample1 chromosome 26, JHU_Msex_v1.0, whole genome shotgun sequence genomic region harbors:
- the LOC115453751 gene encoding charged multivesicular body protein 7 has product MGLPECGLPVDRLPQCWSDDVRMNALFAPFRLKTANPESWDMKMKFWSDMLRQWCKFRREPIVSSADAKVAFQRKGRTPACMDIVVEEMFRNGEISPISKYQQILHNGPEGWVKWGARWAFKPAAFALTAMVSLLPARQTLDNDGLPKASIDSTQRFVVESVIKEQATELLENYPPGEERIGTVEELMRHCDYKQSRESFELLLGWLVSQGTAVKKGDVVKLADPDKKAAAVTEGDEALVKLISAERRLEGDSIRLAREVAAADAEARAAMQLGNKLAAKNHLRRKHKIAQRLERCNAALDNVRHLQQQLRDVHVNAAIVDTYKTSSEAMKRSMKESGLEEDAVHDTMDDLKEVMDTYNDVEKALNVTVEEFDQAELEQELKELLAGPSVPAGVTPGKEQRRDGKQPTPVKPKVSEDFVFDGEERMLAELNELDIEDSSPKEEKTEKKEKKKAVEVAEGWTPEVDNRKVCEEPEEPRSSPRPSMSWYPPSDQCLRSAAPRWRNNNDYAELRQDDRLHPGQPLNVDFTTPPRHYNAEFQVRDHREGPGVWLFNTSTRDRNSNLDDLATSTEYFSSESPGKSGSSFQMAPGGERRKPTQWPNEASKVEDIERRLKNLRGFNL; this is encoded by the exons ATGGGCTTGCCGGAGTGCGGTTTGCCGGTGGACAGACTGCCTCAATGTTGGTCAGATGACGTGAGAATGAATGCACTTTTTGCACCTTTTCGATTGAAAACTGCGAATCCGGAATCATGGGATATGAAGATGAAATTCTGGTCGGACATGCTGCGTCAGTGGTGCAAGTTCAGGCGGGAGCCTATTGTGTCTTCAGCGGACGCTAAAGTGGCGTTCCAGCGTAAGGGGCGCACGCCTGCCTGCATGGACATCGTCGTCGAAGAAATGTTTCG TAACGGGGAAATCTCGCCGATATCCAAATACCAGCAGATCCTGCACAATGGGCCTGAGGGATGGGTGAAGTGGGGTGCCAGGTGGGCGTTTAAGCCGGCCGCGTTCGCCCTGACGGCGATGGTGTCGCTGCTGCCCGCGAGACAAACGCTGGACAACGATGGCCTGCCGAAAGCAAGCATTGACTCCACACAGAGATTTGTTGTTGAATCTGTCATTAAG GAGCAAGCGACAGAATTGCTGGAGAATTACCCGCCTGGCGAGGAGCGGATAGGCACGGTGGAGGAGCTGATGCGCCACTGTGACTACAAACAGAGCAGGGAGTCGTTTGAACTGCTCCTGGGCTGGCTTGTGTCACAAGGCACTGCTGTCAAGAAGGGAGACGTTGTGAAGTTGG CCGATCCGGATAAGAAAGCTGCGGCCGTGACCGAGGGTGACGAGGCCCTGGTGAAGCTGATCAGCGCCGAGCGCAGGCTGGAGGGGGACTCGATCCGGCTCGCGCGGGAGGTGGCGGCAGCGGACGCTGAAGCCAGGGCTGCCATGCAGTTGGGCAACAAACTCGCC GCCAAGAACCACTTGCGGCGCAAGCACAAGATCGCTCAGCGGCTGGAGCGCTGCAACGCGGCGCTCGACAACGTGCGGCACCTGCAGCAACAGCTCCGAGACGTGCACGTCAACGCGGCCATCGTCGACACTTACAA GACGAGTTCGGAGGCGATGAAGCGCAGCATGAAGGAGTCAGGATTGGAAGAGGACGCCGTGCATGACACCATGGATGACTTGAAAGAG GTGATGGACACATACAACGATGTGGAAAAAGCTCTCAACGTCACCGTGGAGGAGTTCGACCAGGCGGAGCTCGAGCAGGAGTTGAAGGAGTTGCTGGCGGGACCCAGTGTGCCCGCAGGAGTGACGCCCGGCAAGGAACAGAGGAGGGACG GTAAACAGCCAACACCGGTCAAACCCAAGGTCTCAGAAGATTTCGTCTTCGATGGAGAAGAGAGGATGCTGGCGGAACTCAACGAGCTGGACATTGAGGATTCGAGCCCTAAAGAAGAGAAGACAGAGAAGAAAGAGAAGAAGAAGGCTGTGGAAGTGGCCGAAGGTTGGACTCCTGAAG tgGACAACCGCAAAGTGTGCGAGGAGCCAGAGGAGCCGCGCTCGTCGCCGCGCCCGTCCATGTCATGGTACCCGCCCAGCGACCAGTGCCtgcgcagcgccgcgccgcgctggcGCAACAACAACGACTACGCCGAGCTGCGCCAGGACGACCGCCTGCATCCCG GGCAACCCCTGAACGTGGACTTCACGACGCCGCCGCGGCACTACAACGCGGAGTTCCAGGTGCGCGACCACCGCGAGGGTCCCGGCGTGTGGCTGTTCAACACCTCCACCAGGGACCGCAACAGCAACCTGGACGACCTCGCCACCAGCACCGAATACTTCAG TTCGGAGAGTCCGGGCAAGTCGGGCAGCAGCTTCCAAATGGCGCCGGGTGGTGAACGACGCAAGCCCACACAGTGGCCCAACGAGGCCTCGAAGGTGGAGGACATCGAGAGGAGGCTCAAGAACCTCAGAggtttcaatttataa